From a region of the Anaeromyxobacter sp. genome:
- a CDS encoding TraR/DksA C4-type zinc finger protein — MTPKQRASHLEALTRLRAELVAAGPARIEPNRQDPATSGVADEDAQALSEMMQVLASQRNKGQADLLGRIDLALRKLATAPEDYGQCEDCEEPIALRRLQLMPYAVLCPACQARREPAIGGRRKNLTDYR, encoded by the coding sequence ATGACCCCGAAGCAGCGGGCCTCCCACCTCGAGGCCCTGACCCGACTCCGCGCCGAGCTGGTGGCCGCCGGGCCGGCCCGCATCGAGCCCAACCGGCAGGACCCCGCCACCAGCGGCGTGGCCGACGAGGACGCCCAGGCGCTCTCCGAGATGATGCAGGTGCTGGCCTCGCAGCGGAACAAGGGGCAGGCCGACCTGCTCGGCCGCATCGACCTGGCGCTGCGCAAGCTGGCCACCGCCCCCGAGGACTACGGGCAGTGCGAGGACTGCGAGGAGCCCATCGCCCTGAGGCGGCTCCAGCTCATGCCCTACGCCGTGCTCTGCCCCGCCTGCCAGGCCCGCCGCGAGCCGGCCATCGGCGGCCGCCGCAAGAACCTCACCGACTACCGCTAG
- a CDS encoding DUF2845 domain-containing protein, whose product MRHLPRLLLAASLLLPAATLADSLRCPGGIVSVGDSSLDLLGKCGAPALREARGEERSRVRLDAAGRPVEGRSVAVTVQRWTYNFGPRQFVQHVELEGGRITGVVGGGYGYDLGAGPPAPAIPRARCGHLALRVGDSTFDLLARCGEPATRDVREVTRVTGGAAGGGAYEAASTTELIEVWSYDFGPQVLVRHLSVERGAVTQVGTGGYGYSR is encoded by the coding sequence ATGCGCCACCTGCCACGCCTGCTGCTCGCCGCGTCCCTGCTGCTCCCCGCCGCCACCCTGGCCGACTCGCTGCGCTGTCCGGGCGGGATCGTCTCGGTGGGGGACTCCTCGCTGGACCTGCTCGGCAAGTGCGGCGCCCCGGCGCTGCGCGAGGCCCGGGGCGAGGAGCGCTCGCGGGTCCGGCTGGACGCCGCCGGGCGGCCGGTGGAGGGCCGGTCGGTGGCCGTCACGGTGCAGCGCTGGACCTACAACTTCGGCCCGCGCCAGTTCGTCCAGCACGTCGAGCTGGAGGGCGGGCGGATCACCGGCGTGGTGGGCGGTGGCTACGGCTACGACCTGGGGGCCGGCCCGCCCGCGCCCGCCATCCCCCGCGCCCGCTGCGGCCACCTGGCCCTGCGCGTGGGGGACTCCACCTTCGACCTGCTGGCCCGCTGCGGCGAGCCGGCCACCCGCGACGTGCGGGAGGTCACCCGGGTGACCGGCGGCGCCGCGGGCGGCGGCGCCTACGAGGCCGCCTCCACCACCGAGCTCATCGAGGTCTGGAGCTACGACTTCGGGCCCCAGGTGCTGGTGCGGCACCTCTCCGTCGAGCGCGGCGCGGTGACGCAGGTCGGGACCGGCGGGTACGGCTACTCGCGCTGA
- a CDS encoding rhodanese-like domain-containing protein: MALPWWLPFGAVPELAPEALAAALDRAPPPQVLDVRTATEWAAGHVAGAVSVPIGGLKRRLASLGLDPARPVVTICLSAHRSIPAVRLLRAAGFTASQLRGGMLAWRRAGLPERRG; this comes from the coding sequence ATGGCCCTCCCCTGGTGGCTCCCCTTCGGCGCGGTCCCCGAGCTGGCCCCCGAGGCGCTGGCGGCAGCGCTCGACCGCGCCCCACCGCCGCAGGTCCTGGACGTCCGCACGGCCACCGAGTGGGCCGCCGGCCACGTGGCCGGCGCCGTCAGCGTCCCCATCGGCGGGCTGAAGCGCCGCCTCGCCTCGCTCGGGCTCGACCCGGCCCGCCCGGTGGTGACCATCTGCCTCTCGGCCCACCGCTCCATCCCGGCCGTGCGGCTGCTGCGCGCCGCCGGCTTCACCGCCTCGCAGCTGCGGGGCGGCATGCTGGCCTGGCGGCGCGCCGGCCTCCCCGAGCGCCGGGGCTGA
- a CDS encoding 3-deoxy-7-phosphoheptulonate synthase has translation MHQTENLNVIALDLMPSPDEVKSRVPLTERAAHTVVQGRRALEAILDGRDHRLFVVVGPCSIHDPVAGLDYARRLRGLADEVASTMLLVMRVYFEKPRTSLGWKGFINDPHMDDSFRVDEGMARARRFLLDVNELGLPAGTEALDPIAPQYYGDLVSWTAIGARTSESQTHREMSSGLSTPVGFKNGTDGDVDAAVNAILSAGGAHAFLGINGQGRTAIVRTRGNRYGHVVLRGGGGRPNFDTVSISLTEAALAKARLRQSIVVDCSHANSWKKPELQPLVMRDVVHQIREGNRSVVGLMVESFLEAGSQAIPADLSTLRYGCSVTDACVGWEATVEMLRSAHATLQDVLPGRVRA, from the coding sequence ATGCACCAGACCGAGAACCTCAACGTCATCGCCCTGGACCTCATGCCGTCGCCGGACGAGGTGAAGTCCCGGGTGCCGCTCACCGAGCGCGCCGCGCACACGGTGGTGCAGGGCAGGCGGGCCCTGGAGGCCATCCTGGACGGCCGCGACCACCGGCTCTTCGTGGTGGTGGGCCCCTGCTCCATCCACGACCCGGTGGCGGGCCTGGACTACGCCCGGCGCCTGCGCGGGCTGGCCGACGAGGTGGCCTCGACCATGCTGCTGGTGATGCGGGTCTACTTCGAGAAGCCGCGCACCTCGCTGGGCTGGAAGGGCTTCATCAACGACCCGCACATGGACGACTCCTTCCGCGTCGACGAGGGCATGGCGCGGGCCCGCCGCTTCCTGCTGGACGTCAACGAGCTGGGCCTGCCGGCCGGCACCGAGGCGCTCGACCCCATCGCCCCGCAGTACTACGGCGACCTGGTCAGCTGGACCGCCATCGGGGCCCGCACCTCCGAGTCGCAGACCCACCGCGAGATGTCCTCCGGCCTCTCCACCCCGGTGGGCTTCAAGAACGGCACCGACGGCGACGTGGACGCGGCGGTCAACGCCATCCTCTCGGCCGGCGGGGCCCACGCCTTCCTGGGCATCAACGGCCAGGGGCGCACCGCCATCGTGCGCACCCGGGGCAACCGCTACGGCCACGTGGTGCTGCGCGGCGGCGGCGGGCGGCCCAACTTCGACACCGTCTCCATCTCGCTGACCGAGGCGGCCCTGGCCAAGGCCCGGCTGCGCCAGAGCATCGTGGTGGACTGCAGCCACGCCAACTCCTGGAAGAAGCCGGAGCTGCAGCCGCTGGTCATGCGCGACGTGGTCCACCAGATCCGCGAGGGCAACCGCTCGGTGGTGGGGCTGATGGTGGAGAGCTTCCTGGAGGCCGGCAGCCAGGCCATCCCGGCGGACCTCTCGACGCTGCGCTACGGCTGCTCGGTCACCGACGCCTGCGTCGGCTGGGAGGCCACCGTGGAGATGCTGCGGAGCGCCCACGCCACCCTGCAGGACGTCCTGCCCGGCCGGGTCCGGGCGTAG
- a CDS encoding serine hydrolase yields the protein MLTSVLLALLAAAPPPSAPRPGPPAPPLAEALLAALAGSGLADLHDAGPEDGRCPGGGDCPWPLPPALAGPVVDLAVIRLDADGRAVEAANVQVDGAAPQGRVVALDRDLAASGVRFRRWSQARREAALAGQVVAPFEEADDLAPARRIGVDFMAPYPASLFKLLVAFHVERRVAVGALAAGTLLEAPLEPPGPGSTAERLPLSAWVERMITVSDNQATRVVLRHLHARGEVDPLNGDLAALGLDTLRIDGTSAADGGRWAPGEIHAGAMDVARLLWLVAGGPGVLWRTPQGEPVTRQALPEPARRRLQALLADQAIHEALSAGSRCGAGPPGIPALVPERHLDPERGVEVAGGLAYGRDVRPCNAVAEVRFLHKTGLTWNYASDAGIVEPLPGQPFRRYVVALVTSAGTRFVDPDHAAAPRHPCVSEQVCVARALATLGAAIDAHAVLAAARSGRPKGPGSRGKASRPAPAAASHR from the coding sequence ATGCTCACCTCCGTGCTCCTGGCGCTGCTCGCGGCGGCGCCGCCGCCATCGGCGCCGCGCCCCGGGCCGCCGGCGCCGCCGCTGGCCGAGGCGCTCCTGGCTGCGCTGGCTGGCTCGGGGCTCGCCGACCTGCACGACGCCGGGCCGGAGGACGGGCGGTGCCCGGGTGGCGGCGACTGCCCCTGGCCCCTCCCGCCCGCCCTGGCCGGCCCGGTGGTGGACCTGGCCGTCATCCGGCTGGACGCCGACGGGCGCGCCGTGGAGGCCGCCAACGTGCAGGTGGACGGGGCGGCGCCGCAGGGGCGGGTGGTGGCGCTCGACCGGGACCTGGCCGCGTCCGGGGTCCGCTTCCGGCGCTGGAGCCAGGCCAGGCGCGAGGCGGCGCTGGCCGGGCAGGTCGTGGCTCCCTTCGAGGAGGCCGACGACCTCGCCCCGGCGCGCCGGATCGGCGTGGACTTCATGGCGCCGTACCCGGCCTCCCTCTTCAAGCTGCTGGTGGCCTTCCACGTTGAGCGGCGGGTGGCCGTGGGAGCGCTGGCGGCCGGGACGCTGCTGGAGGCGCCGCTCGAGCCTCCCGGCCCGGGCTCGACCGCCGAGCGGCTGCCCCTCTCGGCCTGGGTCGAGCGGATGATCACGGTCTCGGACAACCAGGCCACGCGCGTGGTGCTGCGGCACCTGCACGCGCGGGGCGAGGTGGACCCGCTCAACGGCGACCTCGCCGCCCTGGGGCTCGACACCCTCCGGATCGACGGGACCAGCGCGGCCGACGGGGGGCGCTGGGCGCCCGGGGAGATCCACGCCGGCGCCATGGACGTGGCCCGCCTCCTCTGGCTGGTGGCGGGCGGGCCGGGCGTGCTCTGGCGGACCCCCCAGGGCGAGCCGGTGACGCGCCAGGCGCTGCCCGAGCCGGCGCGCCGCCGGCTCCAGGCCCTGCTGGCCGACCAGGCCATCCACGAGGCCCTGTCGGCCGGCAGCCGGTGCGGCGCCGGGCCGCCCGGGATCCCGGCCCTGGTGCCGGAGCGCCACCTGGACCCCGAGCGAGGCGTCGAGGTGGCGGGCGGCCTGGCCTACGGCCGCGACGTGCGCCCGTGCAACGCCGTGGCCGAGGTCCGCTTCCTCCACAAGACCGGCCTCACCTGGAACTACGCCAGCGACGCCGGCATCGTCGAGCCGCTGCCGGGCCAGCCCTTCAGACGGTACGTGGTGGCGCTGGTCACCTCGGCCGGCACCCGCTTCGTGGACCCCGACCACGCCGCCGCGCCGCGCCACCCCTGTGTGTCGGAGCAGGTCTGCGTGGCCAGGGCGCTGGCCACCCTGGGCG
- a CDS encoding cation transporter — protein MSTAPTPSLGRFAWLSIGAAVTTIALKTIAWQLTGSVGLLSDALESLVNLVAAVLTLLMLGVAARPPDDDHAYGHSKAEYFASGAEGALILLAAVGIGYTAVQRLLHPAGIEQVGWGVVVSAVASAVNFGVSRVLLRASRRHRSIALEADAHHLMTDVWTSAGVLLAVGLVALTGWIILDPIIALVVAAQIVWTGVRLMRRSAMGLLDSALGEEDLATLRQVLARREGPEVKFHAVRTRQAGARRFVSMHVLVPGAWTVRRGHDLLEELEHEVRQALPSATVLTHLEALEDPASWLDEGLDRDAPDDPVPAPAPAGPPRE, from the coding sequence ATGTCCACCGCCCCCACCCCCTCCCTCGGGCGCTTCGCCTGGCTCTCGATCGGCGCGGCGGTGACCACCATCGCGCTCAAGACCATCGCCTGGCAGCTGACCGGCTCGGTGGGCCTCCTCTCCGACGCGCTGGAGTCGCTGGTCAACCTGGTGGCGGCCGTGCTGACGCTCCTCATGCTGGGCGTGGCGGCGCGGCCGCCGGACGACGACCACGCCTACGGCCACTCCAAGGCCGAGTACTTCGCCAGCGGCGCCGAGGGGGCGCTCATCCTGCTGGCCGCCGTGGGCATCGGCTACACGGCGGTGCAGCGGCTCCTGCACCCGGCGGGCATCGAGCAGGTCGGGTGGGGCGTGGTGGTCTCCGCGGTGGCCTCGGCGGTCAACTTCGGGGTCTCGCGGGTGCTGCTGCGGGCCAGCCGCCGCCACCGCTCCATCGCGCTGGAGGCCGACGCCCACCACCTCATGACCGACGTCTGGACGTCGGCCGGCGTGCTCCTGGCCGTCGGCCTGGTGGCCCTGACCGGCTGGATCATCCTGGACCCCATCATCGCGCTGGTGGTGGCGGCCCAGATCGTCTGGACCGGGGTCCGGCTGATGCGCCGCTCGGCCATGGGGCTGCTCGACTCCGCCCTCGGCGAGGAGGACCTGGCCACCCTGCGCCAGGTGCTGGCGCGCCGCGAGGGGCCCGAGGTGAAGTTCCACGCGGTGCGCACCCGCCAGGCGGGCGCGCGCCGCTTCGTCTCCATGCACGTGCTGGTGCCGGGCGCCTGGACGGTGCGGCGGGGCCACGACCTGCTGGAGGAGCTGGAGCACGAGGTGCGCCAGGCCCTGCCGAGCGCCACCGTCCTGACCCACCTGGAGGCGCTGGAAGACCCGGCCTCCTGGCTGGACGAGGGGCTGGATCGGGACGCGCCGGACGACCCGGTGCCGGCCCCGGCCCCGGCCGGGCCGCCGCGGGAATGA
- a CDS encoding peptide chain release factor 3, which translates to MSLPHEIGRRRTFAIISHPDAGKTTLTEKLLLYGGAIQVAGAVKAKRGRASAVSDWMEMERERGISITTSVLAFPYRGMQLNLLDTPGHADFSEDTYRTLHAVDGAVMLLDCAKGVESQTRKLFRVCRQRSIPIFTFVNKLDRPGRDAFELIGEVESVLGIGVYPVTWPIFRSGTFRGVWHRVRQRVYLFDKDFANSSSTTGSERPPVEVTGIDDPAVKEALDDRGYDQLRHDAELLEAAGDAFDVAKFEAGELSPMFFGSAVNNFGLEAFLETFCELMPPPRARPSDQGPIEPSRPEFSGFVFKIQANMDKAHRDRVAFLRICSGKLVKGMKARHVRTGKDLRLANPTIFMARDRSTVEESYAGDVVGLHDTGVLEIGDTLTEGSTFAYEGIPSFAPEHFRRLALKDPLKRKQFARGIEQLAQEGTVQLYRPPAGRTGDLVLGALGQLQFEVVKYRLEAEYGVDVRVEAVPWQLARWVSRTDGKPLDLSALHDAVEGMVVLDVRERAVVLFDREWALRSAEKFHPEYTYAETAHGVVVRGA; encoded by the coding sequence ATGAGCCTCCCGCACGAGATCGGCCGGCGCCGGACCTTCGCCATCATCTCGCACCCCGACGCCGGCAAGACCACCCTCACCGAGAAGCTGCTGCTCTACGGCGGCGCCATCCAGGTGGCCGGGGCGGTCAAGGCCAAGCGCGGCCGGGCCAGCGCGGTCTCCGACTGGATGGAGATGGAGCGCGAGCGCGGCATCTCCATCACCACCTCGGTGCTGGCCTTCCCGTACCGCGGCATGCAGCTCAACCTGCTCGACACCCCCGGCCACGCCGACTTCTCCGAGGACACCTACCGCACGCTGCACGCGGTGGACGGGGCGGTCATGCTGCTCGACTGCGCCAAGGGCGTGGAGTCGCAGACCCGCAAGCTGTTCCGCGTCTGCAGGCAGCGCTCCATCCCCATCTTCACGTTCGTCAACAAGCTCGACCGCCCGGGGCGCGACGCCTTCGAGCTCATCGGCGAGGTGGAGAGCGTGCTGGGCATCGGGGTCTACCCGGTCACCTGGCCCATCTTCCGGTCCGGCACCTTCCGCGGCGTGTGGCACCGGGTGCGGCAGCGCGTCTACCTCTTCGACAAGGACTTCGCCAACTCCTCCTCCACCACCGGCTCGGAGCGTCCGCCGGTGGAGGTGACCGGCATCGACGACCCGGCCGTCAAGGAGGCCCTGGACGACCGGGGCTACGACCAGCTGCGCCACGACGCCGAGCTGCTGGAGGCGGCCGGCGACGCCTTCGACGTGGCCAAGTTCGAGGCCGGCGAGCTGTCGCCCATGTTCTTCGGGTCGGCGGTCAACAACTTCGGGCTGGAGGCCTTCCTGGAGACCTTCTGCGAGCTGATGCCGCCGCCGCGGGCCAGGCCCTCCGACCAGGGGCCCATCGAGCCCTCCCGCCCGGAGTTCAGCGGCTTCGTCTTCAAGATCCAGGCGAACATGGACAAGGCCCACCGCGACCGGGTGGCGTTCCTGCGCATCTGCTCGGGCAAGCTGGTGAAGGGCATGAAGGCCCGCCACGTCCGCACCGGCAAGGACCTGCGGCTGGCCAACCCCACCATCTTCATGGCGCGCGACCGCTCCACCGTGGAGGAGTCCTACGCCGGCGACGTGGTGGGCCTGCACGACACCGGCGTGCTGGAGATCGGGGACACCCTCACCGAGGGCTCCACCTTCGCCTACGAGGGCATCCCCAGCTTCGCCCCCGAGCACTTCCGGCGCCTGGCCCTCAAGGACCCGCTCAAGCGCAAGCAGTTCGCCCGCGGAATCGAGCAGCTGGCCCAGGAGGGCACGGTGCAGCTCTACCGCCCGCCGGCCGGCCGCACCGGCGACCTGGTGCTGGGGGCCCTCGGCCAGCTGCAGTTCGAGGTGGTGAAGTACCGGCTGGAGGCGGAGTACGGCGTGGACGTGCGGGTGGAGGCGGTGCCCTGGCAGCTGGCCCGCTGGGTGAGCCGCACCGACGGCAAGCCGCTCGACCTCTCGGCCCTGCACGACGCGGTGGAGGGCATGGTGGTGCTGGACGTCCGCGAGCGGGCGGTGGTGCTCTTCGACCGCGAGTGGGCGCTGCGGAGCGCCGAGAAGTTCCACCCGGAGTACACCTACGCCGAGACGGCCCACGGCGTGGTGGTGCGCGGGGCCTGA
- the gloA gene encoding lactoylglutathione lyase, with translation MRLLHTMLRVGDLARSLAFYTDVLGMTLLRRHDYPEGRFTLAFVGFGPESEQAALELTHNWDTDRYELGSGYGHVALEVDDAAAACAEIKRRGGVVTREAGPMKHGTTVIAFVQDPDGYKVELIQKKG, from the coding sequence ATGCGCCTCCTCCACACCATGCTCCGCGTCGGCGACCTGGCGCGCAGCCTGGCCTTCTACACCGACGTCCTCGGCATGACCTTGCTGCGCCGCCACGACTACCCGGAGGGCCGGTTCACCCTGGCCTTCGTCGGCTTCGGCCCCGAGAGCGAGCAGGCGGCCCTCGAGCTGACCCACAACTGGGACACCGACCGCTACGAGCTGGGCTCCGGGTACGGCCACGTGGCGCTGGAGGTGGACGACGCCGCCGCCGCCTGCGCGGAGATCAAGCGCCGCGGCGGGGTGGTGACCCGCGAGGCCGGCCCGATGAAGCACGGCACCACCGTCATCGCCTTCGTGCAGGACCCGGACGGCTACAAGGTGGAGCTGATCCAGAAGAAGGGCTGA
- a CDS encoding glutamine--tRNA ligase/YqeY domain fusion protein encodes MADAARPGNFLTEIIDADLAAGRNGGQVVTRFPPEPNGYLHLGHAKSILLNFGLAARYGGRAHLRFDDTNPTTEETEYVEGIQADVRWLAGEWSALHYASSFFEQMYQCAERLVLEGHAYVDSQPQEAIRAQRGDFNTPGVNGPHRDRPAAESLALLRRMRAGEFPDGACVLRARIDMGHRNVLLRDPLLYRIRHASHHRTGAAWCIYPMYDYAHPLEDAFEGVTHSICTLEFESNRELYDWVLDHLGPWDPRPRQYEFARLALGYTVLSKRKLLTLVGEGRVAGWDDPRMPTLAGLRRRGVTPEALRDFAELIGVSKNNSTVDIGKFEYALRADLEARCPRAMAVLDPLPITITSWPVRQLEWLDVPWWPGEPDRGVRQVPFGRELLIERDDFSEDPPADWKRLGVGREVRLAGGYVVRCEGVQRDPQGHVTGLLCTHDPDSLAADPAGRRRVPGVLHWVHAVRSEPTDVRLYDRLFTVEQPDAVEDFRTVLNPDSLVHARGARLEPALAAARPGERFQFLRQGYFHADPVDSRPGAPLFNRIISLKDSWSRVARPEATARPRAAPPPRAGAPRRARNEGRAETRAATPELAERYARYQASLGLPEEQADLLTGDLAVATYFEAALAAHPGAGSLARWLLNDLLGLAREAPLDGLPLQAPGFGAFVALVDAGRVTPAAAKVLLADLAAGGGDPAARLAALGLEKVEDQGALEAALDRALAATAAEVARYRAGERKLLGVILGAAMREAKGADATEVRRRLTERLQ; translated from the coding sequence ATGGCCGACGCCGCCCGCCCCGGAAACTTCCTCACCGAGATCATCGACGCCGACCTGGCCGCCGGCAGGAACGGCGGCCAGGTGGTCACCCGCTTCCCGCCCGAGCCCAACGGCTACCTGCACCTGGGCCACGCCAAGTCGATCCTGCTCAACTTCGGCCTGGCGGCCCGCTACGGCGGCCGCGCCCACCTGCGCTTCGACGACACCAACCCGACCACCGAGGAGACCGAGTACGTCGAGGGGATCCAGGCCGACGTCCGCTGGCTGGCCGGCGAGTGGTCGGCCCTCCACTACGCCTCCAGCTTCTTCGAGCAGATGTACCAGTGCGCCGAGCGGCTGGTCCTGGAGGGGCACGCCTACGTCGACAGCCAGCCGCAGGAGGCCATCCGGGCGCAGCGCGGCGACTTCAACACCCCGGGCGTGAACGGCCCGCACCGCGACCGCCCGGCCGCCGAGAGCCTCGCCCTGCTGCGCCGCATGCGGGCCGGCGAGTTCCCCGACGGGGCCTGCGTGCTGCGGGCCCGCATCGACATGGGGCACCGCAACGTGCTGCTGCGCGACCCCCTCCTGTACCGGATCCGGCACGCCAGCCACCACCGCACCGGCGCGGCCTGGTGCATCTACCCGATGTACGACTACGCCCACCCGCTGGAGGACGCCTTCGAGGGCGTCACCCACTCCATCTGCACGCTGGAGTTCGAGTCCAACCGGGAGCTCTACGACTGGGTGCTCGACCACCTCGGCCCGTGGGACCCGCGCCCCCGCCAGTACGAGTTCGCCCGCCTGGCCCTCGGCTACACCGTGCTGTCGAAGCGCAAGCTCCTCACCCTGGTCGGCGAGGGCCGGGTGGCCGGCTGGGACGACCCGCGCATGCCCACCCTGGCCGGCCTGCGCCGCCGCGGCGTCACCCCCGAGGCCCTGCGCGACTTCGCCGAGCTGATCGGCGTGTCCAAGAACAACTCCACGGTGGACATCGGCAAGTTCGAGTACGCCCTGCGCGCCGACCTGGAGGCGCGCTGCCCGCGCGCCATGGCGGTGCTCGACCCGCTGCCCATCACCATCACCAGCTGGCCGGTGCGCCAGCTGGAGTGGCTGGACGTGCCCTGGTGGCCCGGCGAGCCGGACCGCGGCGTCCGCCAGGTCCCCTTCGGCCGCGAGCTGCTCATCGAGCGCGACGACTTCTCCGAGGACCCGCCGGCCGACTGGAAGCGGCTGGGGGTGGGCCGCGAGGTGCGGCTGGCGGGCGGCTACGTGGTGCGCTGCGAGGGCGTGCAGCGCGACCCGCAGGGCCACGTCACCGGGCTGCTCTGCACCCACGACCCGGACTCGCTGGCGGCCGACCCGGCCGGACGGCGGCGGGTGCCGGGGGTGCTGCACTGGGTGCACGCGGTCCGCTCCGAGCCCACCGACGTGCGGCTCTACGACCGGCTCTTCACGGTGGAGCAGCCCGACGCGGTGGAGGACTTCCGCACCGTGCTCAACCCGGACTCGCTGGTGCACGCCCGCGGGGCTCGCCTGGAGCCAGCCCTGGCGGCGGCCCGGCCCGGCGAGCGGTTCCAGTTCCTGCGGCAGGGCTACTTCCACGCCGACCCGGTGGACTCGCGCCCCGGGGCGCCGCTCTTCAACCGGATCATCTCGCTCAAGGACTCCTGGAGCCGGGTCGCCAGGCCCGAGGCGACGGCGCGCCCCCGCGCGGCCCCGCCCCCCCGGGCGGGCGCGCCGCGGCGGGCCCGCAACGAGGGGCGGGCCGAGACGCGGGCCGCCACGCCCGAGCTGGCCGAGCGCTACGCCCGCTACCAGGCTTCGCTGGGGCTGCCCGAGGAGCAGGCCGACCTGCTGACCGGCGACCTGGCGGTGGCGACCTACTTCGAGGCCGCCCTGGCAGCCCACCCGGGCGCCGGCTCGCTGGCTCGCTGGCTCCTCAACGACCTGCTCGGCCTGGCCAGGGAGGCGCCGCTCGACGGGCTGCCGCTCCAGGCCCCCGGCTTCGGCGCCTTCGTGGCGCTGGTGGACGCCGGCCGGGTGACCCCGGCGGCGGCCAAGGTGCTGCTGGCCGACCTGGCGGCCGGCGGCGGAGACCCGGCGGCGCGGCTGGCCGCGCTGGGCCTCGAGAAGGTGGAGGACCAGGGCGCCCTGGAGGCCGCCCTGGACCGGGCGCTGGCCGCCACCGCCGCCGAGGTGGCCCGCTACCGGGCCGGCGAGCGCAAGCTGCTGGGCGTCATCCTGGGCGCGGCCATGCGGGAGGCCAAGGGCGCCGACGCCACCGAGGTCCGGCGACGGCTCACCGAGCGGCTCCAGTAG
- a CDS encoding methyltransferase domain-containing protein, which yields MGHAGQDDWACALAGQLASGAPVSDARFDRLFGPELQRLASLHFTPLAVARRAAAWLTEGGAREVADLGAGAGKLCLVGAATTQARFTGIEQRPGLVQVARRAARLMGLDRAQFLQGDLRTVPLGRYQAFYVYDPFSEVEAEPDERLDPFVPTQDRAADVATLLARLAAAPAGTRLVMFCGLGGPTPPGYGLAAAEAVNDRGDTLECWVR from the coding sequence GTGGGCCACGCCGGACAGGACGACTGGGCCTGCGCCCTGGCCGGGCAGCTGGCCAGCGGCGCGCCGGTCTCCGACGCCCGCTTCGACCGGCTCTTCGGCCCGGAGCTGCAGCGGCTGGCCTCGCTCCACTTCACGCCGCTGGCGGTGGCCCGCCGCGCCGCCGCCTGGCTCACCGAGGGCGGCGCCCGCGAGGTGGCGGACCTCGGCGCCGGGGCCGGCAAGCTCTGCCTGGTGGGGGCGGCCACCACCCAGGCCCGCTTCACCGGCATCGAGCAGCGCCCCGGCCTGGTGCAGGTGGCGCGCCGCGCCGCGCGCCTGATGGGGCTCGACCGGGCGCAGTTCCTCCAGGGCGACCTCAGGACGGTGCCGCTGGGGCGCTACCAGGCCTTCTACGTCTACGATCCGTTCTCGGAGGTGGAGGCCGAGCCGGACGAGCGGCTCGACCCCTTCGTGCCCACCCAGGACCGGGCCGCCGACGTGGCCACCCTGCTGGCGCGCCTGGCCGCCGCGCCGGCCGGCACCCGCCTGGTGATGTTCTGCGGGCTGGGCGGCCCCACCCCGCCCGGCTACGGGCTGGCGGCGGCCGAGGCCGTCAACGACCGCGGCGACACCCTGGAGTGCTGGGTGAGGTGA